The proteins below come from a single Drosophila suzukii chromosome X, CBGP_Dsuzu_IsoJpt1.0, whole genome shotgun sequence genomic window:
- the Paf-AHalpha gene encoding platelet-activating factor acetylhydrolase IB subunit beta homolog → MNPCVLPTPLPDLDGDKRWHSIHRRFISDCREKDPDVIFLGDCIFETVQDSEAWNQYFAPLHCLNFSIRDDCTEHVLWRIENGALDNVNPKIVVLHVGTNNVKNTAEEVAEGVLANVTKIRQKLPHAYILLPSLLPRGQQPNMLREKNSTINELINGLTKGLYRVQTVAIDKGLVQSDGSISHHDMFDYKNLTNAGAKKILEPLYDLLSQILNENEPENDLTPSE, encoded by the exons ATGAATCCCTGTGTGCTGCCCACACCATTGCCCGACTTGGATGGCGACAAGCGTTGGCACAGCATACACCGCCGCTTCATCTCCGATTGCCGGGAAAAGGATCCGGATGTCATCTTCCTCGGCGACTGCATCTTCGAGACCGTGCAGGATAGCGAGGCGTGGAACCAGTACTTTGCACCGCTGCACTGCCTTAACTTCAGCATTCGCGACGACTGCACCGAGCACGTCCTGTGGCGCATCGAGAACGGAGCCCTGGACAATGTCAATCCCAAGATAGTGGTCCTGCATGTCGGCACGAATAATGTGAAGAACACTGCCGAGGAGGTGGCCGAAGGAGTGCTGGCCAACGTGACGAAGATCCGTCAAAAGCTGCCCCACGCCTACATCCTTCTTCCT TCACTACTGCCGCGCGGACAACAGCCGAATATGCTGCGCGAAAAGAACTCCACCATCAATGAGCTGATCAATGGACTCACCAAGGGATTGTACCGCGTCCAGACCGTGGCCATTGACAAGGGATTGGTCCAAAGCGACGGCAGCATAAGCCATCACGACATGTTCGACTACAAGAACCTCACCAACGCTGGAGCGAAAAAGATTCTTGAGCCACTATACGATTTGCTTTCTCAAATTCTCAACGAAAACGAACCTGAAAACGATCTCACTCCCTCCGAGTAA
- the Efhc1.1 gene encoding EF-hand domain-containing family member C2, which produces MLRIPGMPLLPGTLFRDVSKGHYPKPQSLSNFQGLSMLSDRQQPPPVESGSVTVDISCPPVGASSIYPPRSGPRMPPWLAYDKKVLCFSAYFKQTLQEVYHAPYLVRKVKIYYYLEDGTLEIYEPRVDNSGIVQGCVVHRQRVPKAPPCDNEFMSLIDLNVDQTVQIFDRQYHITKCDQFTRDFLNKRGITVPDPVKSPCDPTETMRKRQNQPKSGNLIPKNHPFAQFLKYDRQILKFQAYWDDRTEFGDVRKLEVCYYLSDDTIEIKEQHIRNSGRDGPTVFLKRGRLAREFEGLVLPGQMTPMTLLNVLGTNMRNVRYCVDPLNTGNKEILYYKERDLQIGSVINVYGRAVIITELDPFTQNYYRQRYGIQDFTPLPIPTRSDDCADHRAGERQLPPYNGWGSYEDSVGNCISVEPKPPRTDFKKFIKYDRYVLRYGAKMLSTIKANCERIFVISYYLSDDTLQIQEIAVRNSGFLGGEFMKRTRLELPGQEKFSCKQPQYYMPFNFFIGSTMSLKDFIFHIVSADEYTLMYMEHHPETFSQSNVVLIMEKVRNSLQNRMAEFVGSCVPDCTDLEKKRDVFVSFESFKGALIGIIGNMISDHEIITLCRHFSAEKSQPHACDRSTVRAAAHLELKRSLWNARDDLMEHFHHINPTNQPFLPESKVRSALRGCRLPFSLELIDNILSILNRNECDYIEVCDLMNFIDVSCGKGCDMVPVNHAFELCPKIPFLNKGRVVNFTCFLRELSLPLNLPTGGEKNNDTIGEARILPPSVMSEAEFHKHEEDSPH; this is translated from the exons ATGTTGCGCATTCCTGGAATGCCCCTTCTGCCGGGCACGCTGTTCCGCGAT GTATCCAAAGGTCACTATCCAAAACCGCAATCGCTGTCCAACTTCCAAGGACTCAGCATGCTGAGTGATCGCCAGCAGCCTCCTCCCGTGGAATCGGGCAGCGTTACGGTGGACATAAGTTGTCCGCCAGTCGGGGCTTCCTCCATATATCCACCAAGATCGGGTCCCCGAATGCCGCCCTGGTTGGCATACGATAAGAAGGTGCTGTGCTTCAGTGCCTACTTTAAGCAAACCCTGCAGGAGGTGTACCATGCCCCCTACTTGGTGCGCAAGGTCAAGATATACTACTATCTCGAGGACGGTACTTTGGAGATCTACGAACCGCGTGTGGACAACTCGGGCATTGTCCAGGGATGTGTGGTTCATCGTCAGCGCGTCCCAAAGGCCCCGCCTTGCGATAACGAGTTTATGTCCTTAATTGATCTAAACGTTGATCAGACAGTTCAAATATTCGACCGTCAGTATCATATTACCAAGTGTGATCAGTTTACTAGAGATTTCCTTAACAAACGTGGAATAACGGTTCCCGATCCTGTAAAATCGCCATG CGATCCTACCGAGACGATGAGAAAGCGTCAGAACCAACCCAAATCTGGCAATTTAATACCCAAGAACCACCCGTTTGCCCAGTTTCTAAAGTATGATCGGCAAATATTAAAGTTTCAGGCCTACTGGGATGATCGAACCGAGTTCGGCGATGTACGAAAGTTGGAAGTGTGTTACTATCTTTCCGATGATACCATAGAAATCAAGGAACAACATATACGGAACTCAGGTCGCGACGGCCCAACAGTATTCCTTAAACGTGGACGCTTAGCTAGA gAATTTGAAGGCCTAGTGCTGCCAGGTCAGATGACTCCAATGACGCTACTGAATGTACTGGGAACAAACATGCGCAACGTACGCTACTGCGTGGATCCCCTGAACACGGGCAACAAGGAGATCCTTTACTATAAGGAACGTGATCTTCAGATTGGCAGCGTGATCAATGTGTACGGTCGAGCGGTGATAATCACCGAGCTGGATCCCTTTACCCAGAACTATTACCGCCAACGTTATGGGATTCAGGACTTCACCCCACTGCCGATTCCCACCAGATCGGATGATTGTGCGGATCATAGGGCGGGGGAACGCCAACTGCCGCCCTATAATGGTTGGGGCAGCTATGAGGATTCGGTGGGAAACTGCATTTCGGTGGAGCCCAAGCCGCCCAGAACGGACTTCAAGAAGTTCATAAAATACGATCGTTACGTTCTGCGTTATGGGGCCAAAATGCTCTCGACCATCAAGGCGAATTGCGAGCGTATTTTCGTGATAAGCTATTATCTCAGCGATGATACGCTGCAAATTCAGGAGATTGCAGTGCGTAACTCCGGTTTCCTGGGCGGGGAGTTCATGAAGCGAACTCGCCTGGAGTTACCGGGTCAGGAGAAGTTCTCGTGCAAGCAGCCGCAGTACTATATGCCCTTCAACTTCTTCATCGGATCCACCATGTCGCTGAAGGACTTCATCTTTCACATCGTCTCCGCCGATGAGTACACCCTCATGTATATGGAACACCATCCTGAGACCTTTAGCCAGTCGAATGTGGTACTCATAATGGAAAAGGTTCGCAATTCTCTGCAGAATCGCATGGCCGAGTTTGTGGGATCCTGTGTCCCGGATTGTACAGATTTGGAGAAGAAACGGGATGTCTTCGTGTCCTTCGAGAGCTTCAAGGGAGCGCTGATCGGTATAATTGGTAATATGATCAGTGATCACGAGATTATCACTCTGTGCAGGCATTTTTCGGCGGAGAAGAGTCAGCCACATGCCTGCGATAGGTCGACTGTACGGGCAGCGGCCCATCTGGAACTCAAGAGATCCCTGTGGAATGCGCGAGATGATCTTATGGAGCATTTCCACCACATCAATCCCACCAATCAACCCTTCCTACCAGAATCCAAGGTTCGATCGGCCCTTCGCGGTTGTCGCCTTCCCTTCTCTTTGGAACTCATCGACAACATCCTATCCATACTGAATCGCAACGAGTGCGATTATATCGAGGTGTGCGACCTGATGAACTTCATCGACGTATCCTGTGGCAAGGGATGCGACATGGTGCCCGTCAATCATGCCTTCGAGCTGTGCCCCAAGATCCCGTTCCTGAACAAGGGTCGTGTGGTGAACTTCACCTGTTTCCTGCGGGAACTGAGTCTGCCCCTAAATTTGCCCACTGGAGGAGAGAAGAACAACGATACGATTGGCGAGGCCAGGATACTGCCTCCGTCGGTGATGTCGGAAGCCGAGTTCCACAAGCACGAGGAGGACTCCCCTCACTAA
- the LOC108019010 gene encoding peritrophin-44: protein MKVCNVTHLTLVILLSAAVPFVSALNTICENRFNDLSFADPASCSSFYVCQRGNAIRRECSNGLYFDPKIQSCNLPGLVKCFNGERGVALLGPGKINQSQTLDPYGNPKAVAATTVATTTICPPTTTTKNPKMVSVTTKSPGSAKESNDSVPVVLEAKIRIDVLRSSRDCRDISDGVYLTDPQHCRRYYKCRKNRPKRHNCPRNQWFNRELLICQDRDEVLNCPSNRN from the exons ATGAAAGTTT GCAATGTAACCCATCTAACGCTTGTGATTCTACTATCCGCGGCGGTTCCATTTGTTTCAGCACTCAATACCATTTGTGAGAATCGGTTCAATGATCTTTCGTTTGCGGATCCAGCCAGTTGCTCAAGCTTTTATGTGTGTCAGCGTGGTAACGCCATCCGAAGAGAGTGCTCCAATGGTCTGTACTTCGATCCGAAGATCCAATCCTGCAATCTCCCCGGACTCGTCAAATGTTTCAACGGGGAGCGCGGAGTGGCTTTACTTGGGCCAGGTAAAATCAACCAGTCTCAGACATTGGATCCGTATGGAAACCCAAAGGCGGTGGCAGCAACGACTGTTGCGACCACAACCATCTGTCCCCCGACCACTACTACCAAAAACCCGAAAATGGTATCAGTAACAACTAAATCTCCAGGATCTGCAAAAGAATCCAACGATTCAGTTCCAGTTGTTCTAGAAGCGAAAATCCGTATCGATGTATTAAGATCTTCACGCGATTGCCGTGATATAAGCGATGGAGTGTACTTGACAGACCCCCAACATTGCCGACGTTACTATAAGTGTCGTAAGAACCGCCCCAAGCGCCACAATTGCCCCAGAAATCAGTGGTTCAATCGGGAACTGCTAATCTGCCAGGATCGAGATGAAGTCTTGAACTGCCCATCCAACCGGAATTAG
- the LOC108018849 gene encoding phospholipid-transporting ATPase ABCA3 → MSCKGWYIFWLLVWKNFHKQKNNKLVLLISVVLPVLAALLLLFFCASHNRYLRDYSKKPEAQALEFSWSSLIEKIDARRKNMVNKQKDFQYNVFIPQTRVAFAPNKNPALRKLIDDAMGKLSIGKDKIVNYNNCSELRTHASEEHYLASVCFRNVDESKSGLPSVMHFAIMMPSELRSYERTWIGDTWKENHMPVDHNQDSVEGLDENDFTDYLREGFVALQYHISLEYLQAASKAAKLPAIQMRRFDENPSVKLSDGKATSSILMILIGFMFPVAILVKLIVEEREVGQRFVMEVNNASPTLQVASWFFNSFCQLLLVLAFITLLLKIQWNGTSAAFNTCPWLILLFFLISYGFSATSFIICIASLMRNSRISVVIVPIVWILLPLPFLSDEQLMSNQFHEFYAIATAVICNVSLSRGLKKLIYLEAYPVEVPLRKYLMYKVMDSDSGLIVPIAYFYLQTFFCILLALILENQTCIWLGHHFKKMCKCCKTLKLHRNIWPVRGRKPENPEAIEPKNESHISIEFRNVWKKFSKTFVVENFTLSVHLGEVVALLGHNASGKRTIVKMAYGLTKPFLGEIFLAGFNVATHKRQAFQNSGISLSCKSLISEFTVFDHLIFFCQLRGLKRTEAKVEVISYIRYLRIEKWEKSQVKELTIGQKRVLNSLCAFVGRTQIVILDKPFDGVDEVKAELFFSFVQEQKKNRSIFFTTNSPKVASGIADRIAVLSKGKLLTFGTEKRLCKTLNDVYRLTLYGNEYCDFKEVQIFLINFIPDTELDYTLGDLAVFIIKHQNQAELMDLLENLTRYKEELNVNSFKLQECSLDIILYNLFSSDQSSFQFGDSESQMFTINREPRRRYIIALFLNIWEVLRQRMLRDIRNCFLPLLILIVPTLVVLWTLSMPYFWDECQQPELIVFPITDHESGIILMQRNLFEKDLLAATEEFARTGVTEVNPKADIKKYIYSYEYDNNLLSDLDILEAAIFSDDEVEILFNNKWHFTAPDCLALVMNSLAVGLIGFDSGIKVELEPLPFSTVHTLQLHFTTDGIDLIFATCLSFCFCYLWSLPLLYMTLNRNGRYNYVELIAGMRISTMIVAFLIYDMLVVLLALFPVNLAVLLMQWDILMDTDIILLCTYVLVAIALCVLSVNIWISIGISDTQNGYLMLLTFYSFGIVTYIALTELQPTVDLNAISLVLLDFHPFYALLHNLMRIASISEKIWLCRDQQIYETSVHSEQCLKFPNCCDPNAQQFPLFRYLACVYILTVVVWIWIYICLKSRVVKRRPRQGKYFWDSDPDSQHDQNVLHISHPNDLENTWISEKIRVGTLERNYIESKVLHVEHLSVFFNLKAAIKHIDFMVNRYQVLSIFGANGSGKTVLLKTILGIHSPSSGRIINSKKVPLKSENLEGCNLIGYSAQEVQVFQWLTIWETILLVLRIRRSNRKTLQEDARTLCQIFGLYTYRFQSLSVCSRGILKRLSLGIALMSDADLILLDDPFTHLDVIAQRTVLHVIHELSRRGHSVIYTCSDTQFSNSALRMAALSYPGIAAIGERQEFLQNYYTSYYVVETRIHFPELVGPLEFDSLSGESEEEQEYGLKTEEPLRFKHHEYSTACNDSEDRWKYLQLCLLIEKAFPHAIIKTVSLPKACFWLSSNMYSMSQIVKTLELNKQHFYSFAISQPSVSSIFLAISPQKIHKKKFSY, encoded by the exons ATGTCTTGCAAAGGGTGGTACATATTCTGGTTGTTGGTTTGGAAGAATTTTCACAAGCAAAAAAATAACAAGCTAGTTCTACTTATATCAGTGGTCTTACCCGTGCTTGCGGCtctattgttattatttttttgcgCTTCGCATAATCGATATCTGAGAGACTACTCGAAAAAACCGGAAGCCCAAGCATTGGAGTTCAGTTGGAGCTCGCTTATCGAGAAGATAGATGCGAGACGCAAGAACATGGTGAATAAACAGAAAGA CTTTCAATATAACGTCTTCATACCGCAGACACGGGTGGCATTCGCTCCCAATAAAAATCCAGCCCTCCGAAAACTCATCGACGATGCGATGGGAAAACTTTCCATCGGCAAAGATAAGATTGTTAACTATAACAACTGCAGTGAATTGCGGACGCACGCCTCCGAGGAACATTATTTGGCAAGTGTTTGCTTCCGCAATGTGGATGAGTCAAAAAGTGGGCTACCTTCGGTGATGCATTTTGCCATAATGATGCCCTCGGAGCTGCGGAGCTATGAGCGCACCTGGATCGGCGACACCTGGAAGGAAAACCATATGCCGGTGGATCATAATCAGGATTCCGTCGAGGGACTCGACGAGAATGATTTCACGGACTATCTGCGAGAGGGATTCGTAGCCCTCCAGTACCACATTAGCTTGGAATACCTGCAGGCCGCATCCAAGGCAGCCAAATTGCCGGCGATCCAAATGCGCCGATTCGACGAAAACCCTAGTGTTAAACTCTCTGACGGAAAAGCCACTTCATCCATATTGATGATTCTGATTGGCTTTATGTTTCCTGTGGCCATACTAGTTAAG TTGATTGTGGAGGAGCGCGAAGTTGGGCAGCGTTTCGTGATGGAGGTGAATAACGCCAGTCCAACTTTGCAGGTTGCATCCTGGTTCTTTAATAGCTTCTGCCAGTTACTTTTGGTCTTAGCTTTCATAACTCTTTTACTAAAG ATTCAGTGGAATGGAACGTCGGCAGCATTTAATACATGTCCCTGGCTCATATTGCTATTTTTTCTCATCTCATATGGATTCTCTGCGACCAGTTTTATAATCTGTATAGCATCTCTAATGCGTAACTCCAGGATATCCGTTGTTATAGTACCGATTGTATGGATTCTACTGCCCCTTCCGTTTTTATCCGACGAGCAGCTGATGTCCAACCAGTTCCATGAGTTCTATGCCATTGCCACGGCAGTTATCTGCAATGTATCACTTAGTCGGGGTCTGAAGAAATTAATTTACCTGGAAGCCTATCCGGTGGAAGTGCCTCTTAGAAAATATTTGATGTACAAAGTGATGGACTCCGATTCCGGCCTTATAGTGCCCATTGCATACTTCTATTTACAGACCTTTTTTTGTATTCTACTCGCCTTGATCTTGGAAAACCAAACATGCATTTGGCTTGGAcatcattttaagaaaatgtgTAAGTGTTGCAAAACTTTGAAATTACATCGTAATATCTGGCCGGTGCGAGGACGAAAACCGGAAAACCCCGAGGCCATCGAACCGAAAAACGAGTCCCACATCTCTATAGAGTTTCGTAACGTTTGGAAAAAGTTTTCGAAAACGTTCGTGGTGGAGAATTTCACATTGAGCGTGCATCTTGGAGAAGTAGTGGCTCTATTGGGTCACAATGCATCCGGAAAAAGAACCATTGTCAAGATGGCATATGGACTGACAAAGCCCTTCCTGGGAGAGATCTTTCTAGCTGGTTTTAATGTTGCTACGCACAAAAGGCAGGCCTTCCAAAATTCCGGCATTTCCTTGTCATGCAAATCTTTGATCTCCGAGTTCACGGTGTTCGATCATCTGATATTCTTCTGTCAGTTGCGGGGTCTCAAAAGAACTGAGGCCAAAGTGGAGGTTATATCATATATACGCTATTTAAGAATTGAAAAGTGGGAAAAGTCACAGGTGAAGGAACTCACCATCGGACAGAAAAGAGTTCTAAATTCTCTGTGTGCTTTTGTTGGTCGAACCCAGATTGTAATACTCGATAAACCCTTCGATGGTGTCGATGAGGTTAAGGCCGAACTGTTCTTCAGCTTTGTGCAGGAGCAAAAGAAGAATCGCTCCATTTTCTTCACTACCAATAGTCCAAAAGTAGCCAGTGGTATTGCCGATCGTATTGCCGTACTCTCGAAGGGTAAGCTCCTAACTTTCGGAACCGAAAAAAGGCTGTGCAAGACCTTAAATGATGTATATAGACTG ACCCTATATGGCAATGAATATTGCGATTTCAAGGAGGTGCAAATCTTTTTGATAAATTTCATACCTGATACTGAGTTGGACTATACATTGGGGGATTTGGCAGTTTTTATAATCAAGCACCAAAACCAAGCTGAATTGATGGATTTGCTTGAGAACTTGACACGCTATAAAGAGGAATTGAATGTGAATAGTTTCAAACTTCAGGAGTGCAGCCTTGATATTATTTTATACAACCTATTTTCAAGTGACCAATCTAGTTTTCAATTCGGAGACTCAGAATCCCAGATGTTTACCATAAACAGAGAGCCCAGAAGGAGATATATCATCGCTTTGTTCCTGAATATTTGGGAAGTTCTTCGGCAACGGATGCTTAGAGACATACGGAACTGTTTTTTACCACTTCTGATACTCATTGTGCCGACTTTGGTGGTTCTCTGGACCCTTAGCATGCCTTATTTCTGGGATGAGTGCCAACAGCCGGAACTGATTGTTTTTCCCATAACTGATCATGAAAGCGGTATTATATTGATGCAACGAAATCTTTTCGAGAAAGATCTACTGGCGGCCACTGAGGAATTTGCCAGAACAGGAGTTACCGAAGTGAATCCCAAGGCTGATATCAAGAAATACATCTATAGTTATGAGTATGACAATAACTTGTTATCGGATTTGGATATTCTGGAGGCGGCCATATTCTCCGATGATGAGGTTGAGATACTCTTCAACAACAAGTGGCATTTCACGGCACCCGATTGTTTGGCCCTGGTAATGAATTCCCTGGCAGT TGGTCTCATAGGTTTTGACTCTGGTATTAAGGTGGAACTGGAACCGCTGCCCTTCTCGACAGTCCACACCCTACAATTGCATTTTACCACCGATGGCATTGACCTGATATTCGCCACCTGTCTGAGCTTCTGTTTCTGTTACCTCTGGAGCTTACCCCTGCTCTACATGACCCTCAATCGTAATGGTCGCTATAACTATGTTGAACTGATTGCTGGAATGCGGATAAGCACAATGATAGTAGCTTTTCTTATATACGATATGTTGGTTGTGTTACTAGCCCTTTTTCCCGTGAATCTAGCCGTCCTGTTAATGCAGTGGGACATACTAATGGATACTGATATTATCT TGCTTTGTACCTACGTCTTGGTGGCCATTGCCCTCTGTGTGCTCAGCGTAAATATTTGGATATCAATTGGCATTTCGGATACTCAGAATGGCTATCTGATGCTACTCACTTTCTACTCATTCGGCATTGTGACTTACATAGCGCTTACCGAACTGCAACCCACTGTGGATCTCAATGCGATTTCCCTAGTATTACTAGACTTCCATCCGTTTTATGCCCTGTTGCATAATCTAATGCGCATTGCCAGTATATCGGAGAAGATATGGCTCTGCAGAGATCAGCAGATCTACGAAACCAGTGTTCACTCGGAACAGTGCCTGAAATTCCCCAACTGTTGTG ATCCCAATGCCCAGCAGTTCCCCCTTTTTCGATACCTAGCCTGCGTATACATATTAACCGTAGTGGTTTGGATCTGGATTTATATATGCCTCAAGTCGCGAGTGGTAAAACGCAGACCTCGACAAGGAAAATACTTTTGGGATAGCGA TCCAGATAGCCAACACGACCAGAATGTTTTGCACATTTCTCACCCCAATGATCTCGAAAATACCTGGATATCAGAAAAGATACGTGTTGGAACTCTAGAACGTAATTATATAGAGTCCAAAGTTCTGCATGTAGAGCATTTGAGCGTGTTCTTTAACCTCAAGGCGGCTATAAAGCATATTGATTTTATGGTTAATCG CTATCAGGTTTTGAGCATATTCGGGGCCAATGGTTCTGGAAAAACGGTTCTGCTGAAAACCATTCTCGGAATTCACTCACCCAGCTCAGGACGTATAATAAACTCGAAAAAAGTGCCGTTGAAGTCGGAAAACTTGGAAGGGTGCAATCTAATTGGTTATAGTGCTCAGGAGGTTCAGGTTTTTCAGTGGCTGACAATATGGGAGACTATACTTTTGGTACTGCGTATAAGAAGGTCGAATAGGAAAACCCTTCAGGAGGATGCTAGGACCTTGTGCCAAATTTTCGGTTTATACACGTATCGGTTTCAATCGCTTTCGGTGTGCAGTCGGGGAATACTTAAAAGACTGAGCCTTGGCATTGCCCTGATGAGCGATGCTGATCTCATCCTGCTGGACGATCCCTTCACCCATCTGGACGTCATCGCCCAGCGCACCGTGCTTCACGTCATCCACGAGTTGTCCCGCCGTGGCCATTCGGTGATCTATACCTGTTCCGATACCCAGTTCTCGAATTCCGCCCTGCGAATGGCGGCCCTTAGTTATCCGGGAATCGCTGCCATTGGAGAGCGTCAGGAGTTCCTGCAGAACTACTACACATCGTACTATGTCGTTGAGACCCGGATCCATTTTCCCGAACTGGTGGGTCCCCTTGAATTCGATTCCTTATCGGGGGAAtccgaggaggagcaggagtaTGGATTGAAAACAGAGGAACCCCTACGCTTCAAGCACCATGAGTACTCTACGGCGTGTAATGACAGCGAAGATAGATGGAAGTATCTACAGCTATGTCTCCTTATCGAAAAAGCATTCCCCCATGCAATTATCAA GACTGTTAGCTTACCGAAAGCCTGTTTTTGGCTGTCCAGCAATATGTACTCTATGAGTCAAATTGTCAAAACTCTCGAGCTTAacaaacaacatttttattcatttGCAATTTCCcagccatcagtcagttccaTTTTCCTTGCCATAAGTCCCCAGAAAATACATAAGAAGAAATTTTCTTATTGA